A region from the Agrococcus sp. SL85 genome encodes:
- a CDS encoding Nramp family divalent metal transporter, producing the protein MSTTDARRSTAGAPDSPAADAIPPADAVAAPGAARPRRTIWRTLALAGPAFVVGAWQFGPGNLASAVQAGSAFGYALVWVIVISTILMICFTDMSVRMGMRSPVSLIQSIKDELGKPVGVIAGIGVFCITLMFSVGNAVGSGLGLSLLLGGSPILWTVACTVAVGAILLFRNVYGVVEKVLIVIVALMAIAFVVSAVVAQPDWAQAAAGLWPVMPAGSEILVVALVGTNFSINAAFFTSYGIKQRGHTRADYRDITLVDTIPGIVAPGIMTALVIVVAAAVLGRTGEDASTINQLAAVFEPLAGPVGAGLFALGLSGAAFSSMIANATAGGTMLSDALGRGPSASSRTARIVSGAILLWGIVITLIFQSSPVGLIITAQALTVLVAPLLGALMLIMSNRRFMGDLRNRWWHNVLAVLGFVAICATSVRLVMALLG; encoded by the coding sequence ATGAGCACCACCGACGCCCGCCGCAGCACCGCTGGCGCGCCCGACTCCCCCGCCGCCGACGCGATTCCCCCGGCCGACGCCGTGGCCGCGCCCGGGGCGGCGCGCCCCCGCCGCACGATCTGGCGCACGCTCGCCCTCGCGGGCCCGGCCTTCGTCGTCGGCGCGTGGCAGTTCGGCCCCGGCAACCTCGCCTCCGCGGTGCAGGCCGGTTCGGCCTTCGGCTACGCGCTCGTGTGGGTGATCGTGATCTCGACGATCCTCATGATCTGCTTCACCGACATGAGCGTGCGGATGGGCATGCGCTCGCCCGTCTCGCTCATCCAGTCGATCAAGGACGAGCTCGGGAAGCCCGTCGGCGTCATCGCCGGCATCGGCGTCTTCTGCATCACGCTGATGTTCTCGGTCGGCAACGCGGTGGGGTCGGGGCTCGGCCTCTCGCTGCTGCTCGGTGGGTCGCCCATCCTCTGGACCGTCGCCTGCACCGTCGCGGTCGGCGCGATCCTGCTGTTCCGCAACGTCTACGGCGTCGTCGAGAAGGTGCTCATCGTCATCGTCGCCCTCATGGCGATCGCCTTCGTCGTGAGCGCGGTCGTGGCCCAGCCCGACTGGGCGCAGGCCGCCGCGGGCCTGTGGCCGGTGATGCCCGCGGGCAGCGAGATCCTCGTCGTCGCCCTCGTGGGCACCAACTTCTCGATCAACGCCGCCTTCTTCACCTCCTACGGCATCAAGCAGCGCGGCCACACGCGCGCCGACTACCGCGACATCACGCTCGTCGACACGATCCCCGGCATCGTCGCCCCCGGCATCATGACGGCGCTCGTGATCGTGGTCGCCGCGGCGGTGCTCGGACGCACGGGCGAGGATGCCTCCACCATCAACCAGCTCGCGGCCGTCTTCGAGCCGCTCGCCGGCCCGGTCGGTGCGGGGCTGTTCGCGCTGGGCCTCTCGGGCGCCGCCTTCTCGTCGATGATCGCCAACGCCACCGCGGGCGGCACCATGCTCTCGGATGCGCTGGGTCGCGGCCCGTCGGCGAGCAGCCGCACCGCACGCATCGTCTCGGGCGCGATCCTCCTCTGGGGCATCGTGATCACGCTCATCTTCCAGTCGTCGCCCGTCGGCCTCATCATCACGGCGCAGGCGCTCACGGTGCTCGTGGCCCCGCTGCTGGGCGCGCTGATGCTGATCATGAGCAACCGCCGCTTCATGGGCGACCTGCGCAACCGCTGGTGGCACAACGTGCTCGCGGTGCTCGGCTTCGTCGCGATCTGCGCGACGTCCGTGCGGCTGGTGATGGCGCTCCTCGGCTGA